AGGCGCCGACCGGGTGGAATTCGATCAGGACTTCCTGCAACTGGGAGGTGGGGAGCCGGGGCATGGGGCCGATCCTTTCGGGCCGATTTCAAGAAATCGTTAACGCCGCCGCACCGTGCCTTGTTGCTTGATGCTTTTCCGCCAAGGGCAATCGACTATGATAGCGGCGGCTCAAGACCAGCATTCCGAGAGGTTCAAAGATGTCCGCCGCCGAAAGCGCTGTGCAGACCGCACCGGCCGCCGCCCCCGCGTCCACCAAAGCGAGCTTCGCCTGGGAAGACCCGCTGCTGCTCGATGACCAGCTGAACGAGGAGGAGCGCATGCTGCGCGACGCGGCGCGCGACTATTGCCAGGACAAGCTCATGCCCCGGATCCTCGAAGCCAACCGCCACGAACGCTTCGACCCCGAAGTCATGCGCGAGATGGGCGAGCTCGGGCTGCTCGGGCCGACCATTCCCGAAGCCTACGGCGGCGCCGGCGTCAACCACGTCAGCTACGGCCTGATCGCACGCGAGGTCGAGCGGGTCGACAGCGCCTACCGCTCGGCCATGAGCGTCCAGTCCAGCCTGGTCATGCACCCGATCTTCGCCTACGGCACCGAGGAGCACCGCCGCAAGTATCTGCCGCGGCTGGCCACGGCCGAGTTGGTCGGCTGCTTCGGGCTGACCGAGCCGGACCACGGCTCGGATGCCGGCGGCATGAAGACCCGCGCCCGCAAGGTCGACGGCGGTTACCGCATCACCGGCAGCAAGATGTGGATCACCAACTCCCCGGTGGCCGACATCCTGATCGTCTGGGCCAAGAGCGACCCCGACGGCAAGATCCGCGGCTTCATCCTGGAGCGCGGCATGGAGGGCCTCTCGACCCCGAAGATCGAAGGCAAGTTCTCGCTGCGCGCCTCGGTCACCGGCGAGATCGTCATGGACGAGGTCTTCGTGCCGGAAGAGAACCTGCTGCCCGGCGTCGAGGGGCTGAAGGGCCCGTTCGGCTGTCTCAACAAGGCGCGCTTCGGCATCTCCTGGGGCGCCCTGGGGGCGGCGGAGTTCTGCTGGCACGCGGCCCGTCAGTACACCCTCGACCGCAAGCAGTTCGGCCGGCCCCTGGCCGCCAACCAGCTGATCCAGAAGAAGCTCGCCGACATGCAGACGGAAATCGCGGTCGGGCTCCAGGCGGTGCTGCGGCTCGGACGTCTGCTCGACGAGGGGCGCGCCGCCCCCGAGATCATCTCGCTGTGCAAGCGCAACTCCTGCGGCAAGGCCCTGGAGATCGCACGAACGGCGCGCGACATGCACGGCGGAAACGGCGTGGCAGACGAGTACCACGTAATCCGCCACGTCATGAACCTGGAGGCGGTGAATACCTACGAGGGCACGCACGACATCCACGCCCTGATACTGGGCCGGGCCCAGACCGGACTCCAGGCCTTCACCGGCTGACCGCCGGTTCCAGGCGGGTAGCGCCCACGCGAACGGCTCGGATCGACCCGAGCCGTCACCTGGTTGGTTGACGAATGATCGCTGAGAAAGGACGGCTGCGCCGTCCGCAGTGTCTCTACGCGGCGGCCGGACTGGCGACGCCGTAGCGGTGCGGCGTGGCCCAGAATTGGCCGAGGCGCCGCAGCGTGGAATTGGCGCCGTCGAGGGTGTCCGCAGAGAGCTGGGCGTCGTCGAGCATCCCCGACTGGGCCTGGAACAGCTGGTCGAGCTGGCGCGAGATGGCCAGGCCCTTCTCGGCGGCCCGGACGTGGAAGGACCGGCGGTCGTGGGGCGAGCGCTCCTGGATCAGATAGCCGTTCTCGACCATCTTCTTGACGTTGTAGGAGACGTTCGAACCCAGGTAGTAGCCGCGCTGGGTCAGCTCGCCCACCGTCAGCTCCTCCTCGCCGATGTTGAACAGGATCAGCGCCTGGACGTTGTTCAGGTCGCGGACGCCGATGCGGTCAAGCTCAGCCTTGACGACTTCGAGGCACTGGCGGTGCAGGCGTTCGATTAGCGAAATCGTTTCCAGGTATGCTGTCTTCACGACCGACTCCCACGACTCATTGGTTCCTGCTCGGATCACCGCTGGGTGAAACCAAAATCATGGTAGTCTCAGGTCGGTTAAAGAGCGCTTAAACGCGCTAAATTTACGCCTAATTCCCTGGACAGGCTCACTTTCCTGCGATCAATCTGATGATCGCCGAGTAGTCGAGCTCGCCCTGCCCGCTGTTTACCATAACCGTGTAGAGGGCGGCCGCTGCGGCGCCCAATGGCGTCGCGACCCCGGCCTCGCTCGCGGCGGTCTGGGACAGCTTCAGGTCCTTCTGCATCATCGCGGCGGCGAAGCCCGGCTGGTAATTCCGGTTGGCGGCCGAGGTCTCAACGATTCCCGGCACCGGCAGGTGATTCAACATGGCCCAGCAGGAGCCCGAGGAGACCGAGCTGATGTCGAACAGCTTGCGGTGCTCCAGACCCAGGCCCTCGGCCAGGTTGAAGGCCTCGGAGATGCCGACCATGGTGATGCCCAGGATCATGTTGTTGCAGACCTTGGCGGCCTGGCCGGTTCCGGGACCGCCGGCGTGGACCACGTTGCGGCCCATGATCTCCAGGAAGGGCTTGGCCCGCTCGAAGGCGGCCTCCGGCCCGCCGCACATGAAGGTCAGGGTGCCTGCGTCGGCGCCCGCCACCCCGCCGGAAACCGGCGCGTCGATCATCAGGTGGCCGGCCGCGGCAGCGGCCTCGTGGACCGCGCGGGCGCTGGCCACGTCGATGGTCGAACTGTCTATCATCAGGCTGCCCGACGCCGCCTTGGCGACCAGCCCCTCCGGGCCGAGATAGCTGCTCCGGACGTGTTCGCCGGCCGGCAGCATGGTGACCACCACCTCGGCGCCGGCGACCGCGTCGGCGGCGCTGGCCGCGCTCTTCACCCCGGCCGCGGCGGCCGCCTCGACCGCCGCCGGCACGACATCGAACCCGGTCACGCCGTGTCCGGCCGCGACCAGGTTCCTGGCCATGGGCCCGCCCATGTTGCCGAGACCGATGAATGCGATCGATGCCATGGTTCTCTCCCCCTCGGATCACTCCCTGCGCCGGCAGCTTAGACAAAAGAGCCGACGCTGTCGCGGTTCAGGCCCCGCGACAGCGCCAAACCTAAGACCCTGGTCGCCTCATCTCTCGTCGAGCGCTGCCGCGACTTGCACCAGGTCGACGAAACCGGCGCGGTAACCCTCGTGGTCCTCGCCCAGTGCCGAGCGGGCGAGTTCGACGACGTCATCGTAGCGGAAGCCCTCGAGCTGGCCGCCCCGCAGGATCTGACCGAAGGCGGCGACGGCCGCGGCGAAACGCAGGTCCGCCGAGTTCCAGTCGCCGACGTCGTGCAGCAGCGCGGCCGACAGCGGCTGCTCGATCACCCGGCTGGGACCGCCTTCCGGACTCTTGTAACGGAGCGCGACGAAGGCGAACTCGGCGGAGACCGGGTGCATCGGCTCCCAGATGACTGTCTTCCAGGCGTCGCGGTAGCGGAGCGGCTCGCTCCAGGCACGGCCATGCACCGCCAGCTTGATCTCGTAGAGTGCCGTTACCGCGTGACCAGCGCCGATCTCGCCGGCGTCGACCCGGTCGTCGCCGAAGTCGCGCGGCTTCAGCGCGCGGTTCTCGTAGCCAATCAGCCGGTAGGACGAGATCACCGCAGGGTTGAACTCGACCTGCACCTTAACGTCCTCGGCGATGGTCAGGAGGGTCGCATTGAGCGACTCGACAAGCACCTTCCGGGCCTCGCTGAGGCGGTCGATGTAGGCGTAGTTGCCGTTGCCCACGTCGGCCAGCTGCTCCATCAGGTGCTCGTTGTAGTTGCCGGTTCCGAACCCCAGGGTGGTCAGCGCTATGCCGCTGTCGCGCTTCTCCTCGATCATGCGCTTCAGCGCTTCGACATCGCTCACACCGACGTTGAAATCGCCGTCGGTCGCCAAGATGACCCGGTTGATCCCGCCTTCGATCCAGCCCCGGCCGGCGGTGCGGTAGGCCAGCGCCAGCCCGGCGCCGCCGGCCGTGCTGCCCTCGGCCCGCAGGCTATCCAGCGCCTGGAAGATCCGGTCCTTGCGGGCGCCCGATGTCGGCTCCAGGACGACCCCCGTGGAGCCCGCGTAGACCACCAGGGCGATGCGGTCCCGGGCCGTGAGCTCCCCAGCCAGCATCTTCAGGGAACGCACCAGCAGCGGCAGCTTGTCGGCCGAGGCCATCGAGCCCGATACGTCGACCAGGAAGACCAGGTTGGCGGCGGGCCTCTGATCGCGTTGCACCTCGTAACCCTTGATGCCGATGCGCATCAGGTAGCTCTCCTGGTCCCAGGGCGTCGGCGTCACGTCGGCTGTCACGCTGAACGGCCGGTCGAGACGGCGGGGCGCGGGATAGTCGTAGGGGAAGTAGTTGATCAACTCCTCGACACGGACCGCGTCGCGCGGCGGCATGCTGCCGGCTTCAAGCATGCGCCGGATGTTGGCGTAGGCACCTGTGTCGACATCGACGCTGAAGGTCGAAACCGGCTGCTCGAGAACGCGCGCCTCCCGGTGATCCTCGAAAGCCTGGTAGCGCTCTCCGCCGGCCGCCTCCCGCCCGGCGTCTTGGAAGCGGGACGTCGCCGGCGCGGCCGGGGACTGGATCGCGGGCCGGCTGTAGGCGTTCTCGTCGTTGGCGCAGCCGAGTGGGATCAGCGCGGTGAATAAGGCAAGCGGAATGAGAGGCGCTCTTGTTGCTCGCATGACAAACCTTCCCTGTGCATTGCGGAAATACGTTTCAGGGTAAGGCGGCGCGCATGGCGCGGATGTGGCGGGAAAGCGGCGAAAAACCGGGCAGCGCCGCGGAACCGGCCTAGTCGAATGTCAGGTCGCCGTCGTCGCGCGGGGAAAAATGGGCGGCGACCATCTCGTCGGTCACCTCCTCGAGCTTTGCCGGCCGCCACTTGGGCGCCCGGTCCTTGTCGATCACGGCCGCGCGGATGCCCTCGGCGAGGTCGTGGCCGGCGACGCAGGCCCGGGCAAGGCGGTACTCCATCACCATGGCCTGGTCGAAGTCGAGCGCGAGCCCCTGACGCAGCTGGCGCAGGGTGAGCTTCAGGCTGGTCGGCGAGCAGCGCTCCAGCAGCCCCCGACGCGTCTCCTCCGCCCAGGCCGAGCCTTCGGCCTCGAGCGCGGCCAGGATCGCCGCTACCGTGTCCTGCGAGAAGCAGCGGGCGATCGCCGCGCCGTGCTCGGCGAGCGGCGCCAATCCCGGCTCCCCGGCCGCCTCGGACAGCACCTGCGTCGCGGTGGCGTCGAGATCGTCCGACCAGTCGGCGGCGGCCAGGGCTTCGACCAGCGCGTCCATGCCCGCCGCCTCGACGTAGTCGCTGGCGATGCCGGTGAAGCGGCAATCCGCCGCCTTGATCCGCGCACCGGTAAGGCCGAGGTAGGTGCCGAGCGAGTCCGGCAGCCGCGGCAGGAAGTAGGAGCCGCCGACATCGGGAAACAGGCCGATGCCGGTCTCGGGCATGGCGAAGAGCGTGCGCTCGGTCGCGACCCAGTGACTGCCGTGCGCCGAGATCCCCACGCCGCCGCCCATCACCAGCCCGTCGACCAGGGAGATGACCGGCTTGGAGAAGTGGAAGAGTGCCCGGTTCATGCGGTACTCGGCGTGAAAGAACTCGGCCGCGGCACGGCCGTCGCCGCGCGCCGACTGGTAGATTGCGACCACGTCGCCGCCGGCGCAGAAGGCCCGCTCGCCGGCGCCGCGGATTACCACGGCGGCGACACCGGGGTCCTCGTCCCACCTGCCCAAGAGATCGAAGATCTTGAGGCACATGGCGCGGCTCAGCGCGTTGAGCGCCTTGGGCCGGTTCAGCGTCACCACGACCAGGGGTCCGCGCCGTTCGATCAGCAGTTCGGGCTCGGCACTCATGCTCGGTCTCTCCAGTCCTTGTCGTCTTCGGGGGGTCAGTCGCCGAGCAGCCGCCGGGCGATGATCAGCCGCATGATCTCGTTGGTGCCTTCCAGGATCTGGTGCACCCTGACGTCGCGCAGGTGGCGCTCGATCGGGTAGTCGCGCAGATAGCCGTAGCCGCCGTGCAGCTGCAGCGCCGCGTTGCAGACCTCGAAGCCGGTGTCGGTCGCGAGGCGCTTGGCCATGGCGCAGAACCGGGTCGCCTCGGGCTCGCCCCGATCGAGGGCGTCGGCCGCCCGGTAGAGCAGCAGACGCGCGGCTTCCAGCTCCGTCGCCATGTCGGCCACCTTGAACTGGAGCGCCTGGAACTCCGAGAGCTTGCGGCCGAACTGGCGGCGCACGCCGAGGTGTTCCCGCGCCGCGTCGAGACAGGCGCGGGCGGCGCCGAGCGAGCAGGCGCCGATGTTGAGGCGGCCGCCGTCGAGGCCCGACATGGCGATCTTGAAGCCCTCGCCTTCTTCGCCCAGGCGGTTCGCGGCCGGCACCCGGGCGTCCTCGAAGATCACCATGGCGGTCGGCTGGCTGTTCCAGCCCAACTTGCGCTCCTGCTTGCCAAAGGAGAGCCCCGGCGTGTCCTTGGGCACCACCAGAGCCGAGATGCCCTTCGGCCCCTCCCCGCCGGTCCGACACATGACCACGTAGAGGTCGCTGCGACCGCCGCCCGAGATGAAGGCCTTGGTGCCGTTGAGGACGTAGTCGCCGCCGTCCAGGCGGGCCCCGGTCTTGAGCGCGGCCGCGTCGGAACCTGCGCCGGGCTCGGTCAGGCAGTAGCTGGCGAAGTGATCCATGGCCATGAGCGGCGGCAGGAAGTCGTGGCGCTGGGCGTCCGTGCCGAAGCGGTCGATCATCCAGGCCGCCATGTTGTGGATCGAGATGTAGGCCGCGGTCGAGGTGCAGCCGGCGGCGAGCTCCTCGAAGATGATCGCGGCGTCGAGCCGGCCGAGGGCCGAACCGCCGACGTCCTCGCGGCAGTAGATCCCGCCGAAGCCGAGCGCGGCCGCTTTCCTCAGCGCCTCTTCCGGAAAGATCTTCTCGGCGTCCCAGCGGTCCGCCTCGGGCGCCATCTCCTGGGCCGCGAAATCCCGCGCCACGTCGCGGAAGGCGCGCTGTTCCTCGGAGAGCTCGAAGTCCATGGCGGTTACGGGATTATGGTTGCGGCGCAGGCGGATCATAGGTCCGGACAGGCCCCTGTCAACGCGGCCGCCGGTCGCCGAGTGCCGCCGCTAGAGCCCCCTGAGGGGCCGTTTAGGCGATAGTACGGAGGTTTTAAATTGCAATCCTGGCTCCCTAGCCCTGAAACCCGTCAGGCTGTATGGTTAACGATTAAGTTTTTTCATTCTTTGCCACCTGTGTGGCGTCGTTTCTCGTTTCAAAGCGATAAGGGGGATCAGACATGGCCAGTCGAGATTGGTCCATCGAAGGACGTTACGTCGAATACTGCAGCTGCGACCTCGGGTGCCCCTGCGAATCCATGTCGCCGCCGACCCAGGGACACTGTACGGGAGCGGTCGGCTTCATTGTCGACAAGGGTCACTGCGACCAGGTGAAGCTGGACGGCATGAAGGTCGTCGCGACCTTCTTCTTCCCGCGCGCGATCCATCACGGCGGCGGGCACATGCAGCCGATCCTGGAGAGCACGCTGAGCGAGCAGCAGACAGACGCGATCTTCTACATCCTGACCGGCGAGGATCAGCCGGTCGGCACGATGTTCCAGATCTTCAGCGTGATCGTCGAGCATCATCACGATCCGATCTTCACAGAGATCGACTTCGACATCGACGTCGCCAAGCGTACCGCGAGTATCCAGGTGCCCGAGCTGCTGCGCACGCGCAGCGAGCCGATCCGCAACCCGGTCACCGACAAGGAGCACCGGATCCTGACCGTCCTGCCCGACGGCTGGGTGTTCCACGAAGCCGAAGGCGCGGCGGGCTTCGCCAAGAGCGTGGGCGAGCTGAAGTTTGACCTCAGCCAGAGCCACAGCTCGATGGCCTACGTCGCGTGGGGGCCGACCGGCCTGAAGTACGACCTGCGGGAAACGCGGGAGCGCTTCCCGCTCCACTGAGCGGGGACCCCAGCCCCAAGGGCAGGTCATGAATCAAGCGAACCCGCTCGAGGGCGTGCTCAAGCACGACCGCGCGGTCGTCGTCGCCGCGCTCGCTCTCGTCCTCTGCCTGAGCTGGGTCTATATCCTGGCCGGCGCCGGCATGGGCATGTCAGCCCTCGGGATGTCGTCCCTCGACATGGCCCTCGGTAATGCTCCCCAGGCCATGGAAGGCATGGGCGGCGCGATGAGCGCCATGGCGACTCCGGTCGACTGGAACGCTGGTTACGCCGCGCTGATGTTCTTCATGTGGTGGGTCATGATGATCGCCATGATGCTGCCGAGCGCCGCGCCGATGATCCTATTGCACGCGGTGGTCGACCGCCGGGCCAAGGCGCGGACGGGCGCCGCTGGCGGGCCATGGCCGACCGCCGCCTTTACGCTCGGCTATCTCCTCGCCTGGGGCCTCTTCAGCGCCCTCGCCGCCACGCTGCAGTGGTCCTTCGAGGCGGCTGGGGTTTTGTCGCCCATGATGATGAACAGCACGAGCACGCTTTTCGCCGGGCTTATCCTCGTCTTCGCCGGCGTCTACCAGCTCACGCCGATCAAGCAGGCCTGCCTGCGGCACTGCCGCGGCCCGATCGCTTTCCTGTCGCGGCACTGGCGCGCCGGCGCCGGCGGCGCGCTCAAGATGGGCCTTCACCACGGGGCCTACTGCCTCGGCTGCTGCTGGGGGCTGATGGCGATCCTGTTCTTCGGCGGAATCATGAACCTCTATTGGATCGTGGGTCTCGCCCTCATCGTGCTCCTCGAAAAGCTCCTGCCGCTCGGACCGAGACTGAGCTTCGCGACCGGCGGCCTGCTGATCCTCTGGGGCGGCTCCTTTCTCTTTCGCGCGCTCGCCTGATCGGACCGACGGATTGACCAGGCCGCCGCCCCGGCGTTGGGGAGGAAGAAGAGGCCCGGGACGTATCAGGTAGGGAGGCGAGCGGTCCTCGAGACCGCAACACCCGCCCGACCCAGGGGAGCTGGCTCTATGAAGAAGATCCTGCTTGCGAGCCTCCTGAGCGCCGCGCTGCTGGCGCCCAGCGTCGCGCTTGCTGGCGGCCGCCACCACGGCGGCCATCATCACGGCCACCGGCACCACGGCCATCACCATGGTCACGGTCACGCCGCCGGCTTGCTGATTGGCGCCGGCATCGTCGGCGGCGCCCTGGTGCTCGGCACCTTGCTCTCACGGCCCCATCGCCACGATCCAGCGCCGGTCACCCGGCGTCCGGTGACCTGCGAGGAGGAAGAAGTCTGGCGACGCCTGCCGGACGGCCGGATCCAGACCGGAACCCTCCGTCGCTGCTACTAGATCAGAGACGCGAGGCGATCGACCTCCGGCTCCTGGGCCGCGCAGGACCGCGCCGCCTCGGGAAAAGCTCCCCGTTCCTCCGCGAACGAATGCTACGGGTTAGTCATACATCAGATCATGCCGCTGAAATCGAAGCGTGGGCGCAGAGCCGCCACGCGCTATTGCGTCGTTGGGCGCAGCGATCCGTATTCAGGCCATTGAGCGCCACCCTGGCTCATGAGCAGTGCGTCAGCATTGCTGATTTCTTGGCACGCCTGGCCGTTGTCACCCACTTCCGTGCACCGCCAGTTCTCCCCCATCAGGACTTCTCCAATACAAGCGCTGTGGAAGAAATGGCCACAAGGCAGTGCTCTTCGGACGTTCACTCTGCCGTCGGATTGACCGCATTTTATGCACCGGGGTTGAAACGACATGTCCACCTCGTCAATCATTATGAGAATGATCGCGTTTGGCCCAACTCCAGATTGCAGCAACGATACACAGTCCAATTTCAGGGCTCAAGCGCATCAGCTTCATTGGAAACAGCTCGATCCCGCCGCCGTGGAAAAGGAATGGGGCAGCCCGAAGGCCGCCGCACCCCTGCTTCGCGTTAGAGCTACTGGTTCGGCAAAGCCGCGGCGCTCTTCGCCAGGCGCACCAGGTTGATGAACTCGGCGCGGTAGCCGAAGGGGTCCGCGCCCTTGGCGCCCTGGGCCAGATCGATCACCTCGTCGTAGCCGTAGGCCCCGGTGTACTTGCCGCCCTTGAGCAGCTGGCCGAAGGCGGCCACCGCGGTCGCGAAGCGGGCCTCGCGGGACCTTGCCTCACCAGCGTCGAGGGCCGCTTCCTGGTCCAGGGTGATCGGCGCGGTGATCAGGGTCGAGCGATCCTGTTGCGGCAGCTTGTAGCGGATCTTGAGGAAGGCGTACTCGTTGCCGAAGTCCGTCTCGCTCTCGGCGCCGCCGCTCGCATAGCGGCTCGGCCCGATCAATTCGTTGCCGCTGCCCTTTGGCGTGATCTCGTAGATCGCGGTCACCGTGTGGCCGGCGCCGATGTCGCCGGCGTCGACCTTGTCGTTGGCGAAGTCCTCGCGCTCGAGCGCCCGGGTCTCGTAGCCGATCAGACGATACTCCGAGACCGTGTCCGGGTTGAACTCGACCTGGATCTTGACGTCCTTGGCGATCGGGAAGAGCGTCGAAGTCGCCTCCTCGACCAGCACCTTACGGGCCTCGTTCAGGGTATCGATGTAGGCCGCCACGCCGTTGCCATTCTGCGCCAGGGTCTGCATCAGGTGGTCGTTCAGGTTGCCCTGGCCGAAGCCGAGCACGGAAAGGAAGATGCCGCTGGCCCGCTTGCGCTCGATGAAGCTCTTGAGCTCTTCGCGGTCGGTGATGCCGACGTTGAAGTCGCCGTCGGTCGCCAGGATCACCCGGTTGACCGCCTCGGGATCCAGATTGGCTTCGGCAAGGGCGTAGGCCTGGCGGATGCCTTCGGCCCCGGCGGTCGAGCCGCCGGCCCTGAGCTGATCGAGGGCGGCCAGGATCTTGCCCTTCTTGGCCGCCTTGGTCGGCTCCAGGACCGTGCCGGCGGCGCCGGCGTAGACCACGATGGCGACGCTGTCCTCGGGACCGAGGGTGTCGAGCAACAGCTTGAAGGAGTTGACCAGCAGCGGCAGCTTGTCCGGCGCGTTCATCGAGCCCGAGACGTCGAGCAGGAAGACCAGGTTGCTGCGCGGCTTCTCCGCCGGCTCCAGGTCGTAGCCCTTGATGCCGATGTGGATAAGCTTGTTGCCCGCCTTCCAGGGGCTGGGCGTCACCGTGACGCTGGCGGCGAAGGGCTTCTCCCGGCTCTCCGGCAGGGGATAGGCGTAGTCGAAGTAGTTGATCAGCTCCTCCACCCGGACCGCCGCCTTCTGCGGCAGCACGCCGCTGTTGAGCTGGCGGCGGACGAAGGCGTAGGAGGCCGTGTCGACGTCGATCGAGAAGGTCGAGACCGGGTCCTCGACCACCCGCTTGACCGGGTTCTGCGCGATCGCCTGAAACTGGTCCCGGCCGACGTCGCGGTAGTGCGGCGGCGCGGCCTCGTCGAGGCTCGCCTGCCCGGCCGGAGCGGCCGGCGCCATGGACTGCAGACTGCGTTCGGCGCGCTGTGACCGGCTCTCTTCCAGGGCGGTCACCATCGGGGCTGACGGTTCAGCCGGCCGAAAGTCTTCCTTGGACTTGGCGGGGGCGGGCACCGGGGTGGCGGCCGACTGGTCCGTGCGCCGGTCGGCGAGCGCGGCACCGCGCTCGCGCTCTCCGGCCACGCGGCCGGGCTGGGGCGTATCGATCATGCGCTGCTGGTGCAGCGGCCAGATCGACATGGTGAAAAGGCCGGCGGCCAGCATCAACAGCAAGGCCATGGCCGTGCCGCCATAGGCAAAGGTCCTCGTCATAGGTCGTCCTTTCGATCGCGTTCTGTTGCGACCGGTAAGACGTCCGAGCCAGCCGAATCCTTTGTGGCGAGAATGTGATTTCTGCTTTTCCCCGGCTTGGGCCTGATCGAAAGCGGCCAGGGCCAGGTTGATCGCCTCCTTGCGCGCGTTCTCCTCGGGCGGCGGCACCGCCTCGGCCTCGAGGATCTCTCTCAGTTGCCGTTCATCCATGGCGGGCTTCCCTATCGCGCAGCGGCCTCAGCTTCTTGCGCGCCTCGTGGATGTACCAGGAGACCGTGCTCTCGCGGCAGTCCATGGCCTCGGCCGCCTCGCGATGGCTGAGGCCCTCGCTGAACACCAGAAAGATCGCTTCCCTCTCCTTCTCGGGCAGGGCGCGGATCCGGGCCAGCACCTGGTTTGCGAAGACCGTGTCCTCGGCGGCCGGCGCCTGATTGAGGGCCGCGTCGCCCCGGTCCGGATCCAGTCCGTCGCCGGCGTGGCGGGCCCGCGACCGGGCCCAGTCCTTGGCAGTATTGATCACCAAGGGATAGAGCCAGGTAAGAAAGCCGGAGCGGAACTGGTAAGACCCGAGGCTGCGCGCCAGCTTCACGCAGACGGACTGAGCGATGTCCTGGGCGTCCGCGCGGCTGCCGCACCACTTGTAGGCCATGCGGTAGATAGCCTCGTAGTGACGGCGCAGCAGGGCCTCGAAGGCGGCCCGGTCGCCGCCCTGCGCGCGCTCGATCAGCTCTCTTTCCGAGGCTTCCGTCATTCCAGCCGGAGACTTTCACATCCGCGGTTCGACCATGAGACGATCTAAATGAGGCAATCCTTGGAGAAAAATCTCATGACAACCCCGACAGGGTTAACAGGCTGAAAACTCTGGAATTCTCGCCACTTGACAAAAGGGTCGCCGCCGGTGTTTCTATCCCTACGCGCCGATTTGAAGCTTAGCTTGCGGGCGCTTAATAAATGCGGCTAAAGCGAGCGGGAGCACCGCCCGGCAGAGCCGCGGCGGTTTTTTTGTGCCCGTGACCGCGCA
This portion of the Kiloniellales bacterium genome encodes:
- a CDS encoding VWA domain-containing protein, producing MDERQLREILEAEAVPPPEENARKEAINLALAAFDQAQAGEKQKSHSRHKGFGWLGRLTGRNRTRSKGRPMTRTFAYGGTAMALLLMLAAGLFTMSIWPLHQQRMIDTPQPGRVAGERERGAALADRRTDQSAATPVPAPAKSKEDFRPAEPSAPMVTALEESRSQRAERSLQSMAPAAPAGQASLDEAAPPHYRDVGRDQFQAIAQNPVKRVVEDPVSTFSIDVDTASYAFVRRQLNSGVLPQKAAVRVEELINYFDYAYPLPESREKPFAASVTVTPSPWKAGNKLIHIGIKGYDLEPAEKPRSNLVFLLDVSGSMNAPDKLPLLVNSFKLLLDTLGPEDSVAIVVYAGAAGTVLEPTKAAKKGKILAALDQLRAGGSTAGAEGIRQAYALAEANLDPEAVNRVILATDGDFNVGITDREELKSFIERKRASGIFLSVLGFGQGNLNDHLMQTLAQNGNGVAAYIDTLNEARKVLVEEATSTLFPIAKDVKIQVEFNPDTVSEYRLIGYETRALEREDFANDKVDAGDIGAGHTVTAIYEITPKGSGNELIGPSRYASGGAESETDFGNEYAFLKIRYKLPQQDRSTLITAPITLDQEAALDAGEARSREARFATAVAAFGQLLKGGKYTGAYGYDEVIDLAQGAKGADPFGYRAEFINLVRLAKSAAALPNQ
- a CDS encoding RNA polymerase sigma factor — translated: MTEASERELIERAQGGDRAAFEALLRRHYEAIYRMAYKWCGSRADAQDIAQSVCVKLARSLGSYQFRSGFLTWLYPLVINTAKDWARSRARHAGDGLDPDRGDAALNQAPAAEDTVFANQVLARIRALPEKEREAIFLVFSEGLSHREAAEAMDCRESTVSWYIHEARKKLRPLRDREARHG